GATTCATCCGTGCGCCCCGTGCCCGTTGCCCTTGGCGCGTGCGTGGACGCGCGCCCGGAGTTCGATCGATTCGACGATCGGCGCCAGCACCTCGTCCAGCTGCTGCAGCCGCTCCCGTGGCGAGCGCGAACGGAGCAGGCGCTGCTTGTCGGCGAGGTCGAGGTCGATGAAATGGGCGATCGCGAACGATAACTCCGCCGGCGAATCGGGGAGGTCGGGGAGTGCGGTGCTGTCGTCCTGCAGGGAACGCGCGGCGCGCGCCACGCGGACGAACAGCTCGCGAAGCCGCTGGGCCACCGGGGCGGCCTCGAGGCCGGGTTCCGCGTGGTCCTCGAACGTCGTCACGCGCGCCACATGGTACGGCGCCGCGTCGTCCACGAACGCGTCGAGCGTGAAGCGCCCGTCACCCGTCACGACGATGTTCGAGCGCCCGTCCGGAAGCGACTGCGCCGACTCGATTCGCGCGATGCAGCCCGCCGTCCCCGGGGCGATCTCCCGCTCCGCCACCTCCGGCGTGCGGCAGATGATCCCGAACTCCCCCGAACCCGCGAGGCAGTCGCTGAGGAGCTGCCGATAGCGCGGTTCGAAGATGTGCAACGCCTGGGTCGCTCGCGGGAAGAGCACGAGCGGGAGCGGGAAGATCGGGAGGCGGCGGGACGACGTCATGGGGTGGATCATGTTACCACCGGACACCCATCCACGGGAATCGGGTGATCCGGGGCGAGCGGGTCAGACGATCGACGCGTCGCGGCGGCCGGCCCGCGGGTGGAGCGGCGTCCTGCCGACGGGCGTGCGGCGTGGGGGCGCCCGCGTGACCGTCGAGGGGCGGAGACGGCGCCGGTACGCAGCGCGCGACGGGAAGCGCGCGACTCCTCACGGGTGACGAGGCGCCCCCGGTCGCTGTGCTGAGTTTGGCCCGAGGGGTGCGTTTGCCGGAGCCGCGCGGCCAATCCGTCAGCGCGGTCGGCCAGCGGCGACGCACCGCGGGCGAGTCAGGCTGCCTGACGAGATCCGCGGCGCGTTCGGCTCAGGGATGGTCGGCGGCGACCACGCGCTCCACGACCTCGCGCAATGCCGCGAGCTCGAAGGGCTTCTGCAGCACGACGCAGTCCGTGTTGCGCACGAACGTCGCGGCCTCCTCGCTCACCAGGTCGCCGGTCGAGAAGATCAGGCGGCGCAGGACGTCGGGGTGTCGCACCTTGAGCTGGTCGTACATCTCCATGCCGTTGAGGCCCGGCATGCGCAAGTCGGACACCACCACGGAGAAGCGCGGCGCTTCGTCCTGCGAGGCATCATTCGAGAGCAGGTGCAATGCGCTCTCCCCGTTCGAGGCTTCCTCGACGGACCATCCCAATCGCGTGAAGAACCGTCGCAAGGCGATGCGAATGGTGATCTCGTCGTCGACGATCAGCACTCGGTGCACGTGCGTCCGAACCGCGGCATCCATGTCCATGCATTTCCTTTGGCATCCCTGCCAGTCGGCCACGCACG
The window above is part of the Gemmatimonadota bacterium genome. Proteins encoded here:
- a CDS encoding LON peptidase substrate-binding domain-containing protein gives rise to the protein MTSSRRLPIFPLPLVLFPRATQALHIFEPRYRQLLSDCLAGSGEFGIICRTPEVAEREIAPGTAGCIARIESAQSLPDGRSNIVVTGDGRFTLDAFVDDAAPYHVARVTTFEDHAEPGLEAAPVAQRLRELFVRVARAARSLQDDSTALPDLPDSPAELSFAIAHFIDLDLADKQRLLRSRSPRERLQQLDEVLAPIVESIELRARVHARAKGNGHGAHG
- a CDS encoding response regulator encodes the protein MDMDAAVRTHVHRVLIVDDEITIRIALRRFFTRLGWSVEEASNGESALHLLSNDASQDEAPRFSVVVSDLRMPGLNGMEMYDQLKVRHPDVLRRLIFSTGDLVSEEAATFVRNTDCVVLQKPFELAALREVVERVVAADHP